Part of the Citrus sinensis cultivar Valencia sweet orange chromosome 2, DVS_A1.0, whole genome shotgun sequence genome, TAGTGCCTGTGCTGATATCCTGGACTTCCTTTTTGTGATTTCGTCTTAAAAAATTGAGTTACGGTTTAATTTTAGAAACCATTTGTCTATCAAAGTTGTTAGTATATTGATTGATGAGGGTTTTCTAAATGATGTGTATTCACCCTTTTGTTCTAATGGTATAATATAGTTCTTTCAATTAAGATTTTCAAATTGGTTGATTTCATGATCATTATTTGTTCATAGGCTTCATGTGAATGTCTTAACTTCTCTGCTTTGATTTACAGATATGTGTTGGAATCCCAGCACATGAAGAAGTTTTTTGACTATATACAGCTTCCAAATTTTGACATTGCTGCAGATGCTGCTGCAACTTTTAAGGTATATACTTAAATAAGAAGTGATGAAGgatctctttctctctctctctatgaTTTTGccattagttttttattttaatatgaacaACTAAGCTGCAAGTGAAACTTGGTTTTTGTCATGCATCTTGCAGTCCGTTGAAGTTATATTTCCAATTGTTGGTTTAGTCATTCTTTTTATGGttttctaaactttattcAGTTTTGTGGCtgtcattataatttattctataTGATTTATATCCAGCTTTATTTTGGACTTCTAAGTTATGCTGATGCAAATGTGAGAGTGACGCTCTTGTACACTTTACTGCAGGAACTGTTGACAAGGCACAAATCCACTGTGGCCGAATTTCTTTCTAAGAATTATGACTGGGTAAATgttgcttttatattttaaactgtacatacatgtgtgtgtgtcGATGCCCAAATGAACCCTAGATGAAAAGGGTGTTTAACATTATGCAATGCCTTTCCATTCTGAATTCATATGAAACGTAGATGAAGGTAATTTAATGAGAAGAATAGGATGTAAAAATTTAGTAACACCTGGTACTCTCTATGGTGATGCATATATTCTACAAGCTATGATATGTGTTAAACAGAATTGCTTTTGATAAGTATAAAATGTGAAGGTATGATTTGTTTCATTCCATTTTGCGCGTTTCCAATTTGATTATGCTTTgatcttgtttgttttaaatttttctgctttgaattttcttatatttgcATAAGGAGAGTTAGCCCTACGTAAACATTCTTGATTGATGCACTTCATGgtacttaaatttttacatCTCAATCATACGTGATATATTTCTAAACTTCTTGTTGCTGTTTTCTATTGAGCAGAGCTTAATATGTTCAAATCCTCTGCTGTTTTCAGTTTTTTGCAGAATATAACTCAAAACTGTTGGAATCTTCCAATTACATTACCAGACGACAAGCTGTCAAGGTAGGAAAACTATGTGCAAGTCAATGggtaattattgttatttgacttttgaataagaaaatgaaatgaaaactAACCCGGAGCTTTTGGCATATGTGGCTTctcaaaattagttttaactAATACAATAGTTCTTCATTTTTGGCCGTGGATAGAATCACAACGTATTTTAATTGAAGTTAGAAAATTTCAGAAGGTTTAATAAAGATTGTTATCATCACTTTGTGATGTTTGAAATGGAATATGGCGTAGTGGAATTTATGGTTGGTTGTTTTGGTACTTATACTGTTTATTAATGAAGGTTGCTTTATTTGTTATAGCTGTTGGGAGACATATTACTGGATCGGTCAAATTCAGTAGTGATGACAAGATATGTGAGCTCAAGGGAAAATTTGAGGATACTCATGAATCTTCTTAGAGTAAGATACTTTCCCAGAATGCATGTGGAAGATATCTTTTACTTGGCTTATCAAAAATTGCAGGGGACTGAACCAGTAACGTTTGATAAAATATCCTTGCATATGGTTTGTGATAGCCACCTATTTGATGCCCAATGGgccataattgactaataaacTTGTCTATTGATTGAAATAAAGCTTTGATGTACTAAATGCTTCCCTCTTGCAGGAATCCAGCAAGAGTATCCAGATAGAAGCATTTCATGTTTTCAAGGTACTTCCTGTTCTAGTTGCTGAGTACATTGTGAGTTTATAGTTTTAAGGTACTATATATTCATTTGTATGTGTATGCCTTACAGCTGTTTGCTGCGAATCAAAACAAACCTCCTGACATAGTAAGCATACTCGTTGCCAACAGAAGCAAGCTTCTACGGTTGTTTGCTGATTTCAAAACTGATAAAGGTAGAAGGTGTAGCATTTCTATAAATATAACAGCATGCTTAAAGATGGTAATTGAGACTTTGTTGACAATTACAAGCATTCTTTGATACAGAGGATGAACAGTTTGAGGCAGACAAAGCTCAGGTTGTGAAGGAAATTGCTGGTCTTGAGCCAAGAGACCGCCCATGAGCAAGCTTGCTGTATCACTCACGTGGCAATCTTCTTGTGTTATTTGACATCATTTAAATGTGAATCATATAGCGGTCATAGTAGTCAAATAATTGGCTAAGTAAGATGTTTATTTTCTAAGTACTCAGTATTCCCACCTTTCTtgtagttatatatatataaacttgtgttggaaaaaggaaaaaaaaatgaagaacaaaaaattcatataagaAATTGGTTAAATTGGCATACTTGGTTTAATCACAGTACATTACATTCGTATTTCTACCATTCTGCATTCGGCTAACACAATTTTTGAGGTGAGTCGAAAGCTATGCTGTCTGCATTATGGTTTGGAGTTCAATGTGGCTGGCTTGAAAGGGATTGGGGGTATGTTTATTTGTTGGGTCCTGTGTTCACGTTAAATGGAGTTATAATGATTAATAAACAAGAGAGAGTTTTAAGAGAGGAGGCAAGGCACGAAGCTTCCTCAGCTTGGAAGGAATGCTATGCCTGCCACTGATTGTGTTGTGTCCTGTACCAACCCCAACGAAACAAAATGTGTTGGCGTTGGCATTGGCATTGGCATATTCCACGAATCATCCGACTTTCAGCTAGAGAGTGTGAGGAGGGCGAGCGTgagttaaattataaaataagtaggcAAAGTGATTGCGATTTTTACTGTTGTAATTACCTCGATGGGACTCGAGAGAACTCTTCAGTATTCTTCCAAAGGGTAATTGCGTGACGTGATGAATCTTGTctataaaaacacacacacaaacaccaAGTAAAATCGTGGTGTCGGATTAGATTGGTTTGATGGTTTCATTTTGCTAAcgtatacaaaaaaaaatcaaataaaaagaaaatagctCAAAAACGAAGCACAACCTGTCATTACCACCATCATCACTCATCAGCTCGCTGTCCCTTCTCTTCTCGTTCTTctctttaactttttaatcccgtataataaaaaattctaccCATATGGCACAAAATGGTAATGCCCCATattctgatttttcttttattcttctttttcaaaaaatctcgcattttgttattaacaCACTTTCTTTGTTGTTTACTAAATTCTTTTGGATTTTAGATTCGCTTGCAAAGTTCTTGGACACTGCAGTTGATGCAGCTAAGAGGGCTGGCGAGGTCGGTTCagttcaaaatcaaattttctttcattttaactttattgtctttattttattatttgtattggaATTGTTGTTATGTACAGATAATCCGTAATGGGTTCTATCAAACCAAAAATGTGGAGCATAAAGGCCaggtatttcttttttctttttcacaaaaattggactttgtaattcttttatttgataattatcaCTCAGGCAATTGTATTCATGTACATTGATGCAGTACTTATGGGTGGctatttaattttgagttcAGCCCAAGTGAATCAAATTATGGAACCATCAATGATTGATGGTTGGTACACATATTAGTTCTAGAACTGAAGCTATTGTTAGTTTAAGACCATAATTTGCCTGGGATGTATTCTATGATCATATCAGCATAAATGTTGACCAGTTGGGAGCGATATGTTTGTTGTCCTTGGAAGTGCTGAAAATTTTCAGCTCTCCATGGAAGCAAATCAccagaattatatatatatcttagctttaattcttattttaaatctaTGGTCATtgtggatttgaatttttgatcTCTTAGACATCACAAACTATGTCAAGAATCCAGATAatactttttgtttcttataaATTGTTGTTTCCTGGTAACTAAATAAGTGCATTTGCTAGCCCCATGGGGATGTGAAGGAACTTAACCTGTGTAGTGCTAAATTGCTCCTTATTTTCCCCCGTTATATGCAGTTTATCAAAAAAATCTCTTAGTCGAAATGAAAATTTAGCATTCAAgtttaaatatgaaatggCCAGGTGTCAGAGAATATTTTGTTGCCAGTTTTTAGCTCTGATATATATGATGATATCTACTAATCATTGGCAAACATAATGCTGACATGTAGGTGGATTTGGTCACAGAAACTGATAAAGCATGTGAGGATCTCATATTTAATCATCTCAAGCAGCAATTTCCCGCGCATAAGGTTGTCTCCTATATCTTCATTGTTTAGCTTGTATATCTAACATAATTTGCACTATTTATCAACTTAGTTTCTTGTCTCCTTTAAATGgatttcccccccccccccccctctcttTCTGAACTTGTTTTAATTGATCACATCTTAGTTCATTGGAGAAGAAACTACCGCTGCTTGTGGTGCCACAGAGTTGACTGATGAACCCACTTGGATTGTTGATCCTCTTGATGGAACAACTAACTTTGTGCATGGGTAAATATTGCATTTAACTGGTTGGTTATTGACTTGCTCtctaattattgattaatttcatttttcacatTATTGCATATTTCTAGGTTTCCCTTTGTGTGTATCTCTATCGGTCTTACAATTGGAAAGATTCCTATTGTCGGGGTTGTCTACAATCCAATAATGGATGAGGTGAGAATTCTATGCTCCCTGTAAGGTCTAAAATGAATGGTTAAACACCATTTAATTGAGGGCTCAGGATTGTAGATGGTAACGCATGAGTTATAACTGCTAACTGGCATGGGTGGTTTCTGGTACCTTAGTGTTTGTTTTAGGGCCACCTGCTGTGAACAAATCATGTGCTTTGCTTCCTCTCAGCTTTATGCTGTCGGTAactttcaaatgaaaaatagacATTCTAAATTATTAACTTGCTCCAGTGACCAGAATTTATATTGTGTTCATGAGTTTTACCAGCCAATGGAAATGTAAACTTTGAATTCGTTACATGTAGCTTTTTACTGGAGTCCGTGGACAAGGTGcattttttaatggaaaacCTATAAAAGGTGATTTTCACCATACTCaatgttatatttttcttttctttatcatTTATCAATTCCTCCAAGAAAGAATGCATGcttatgttttgaaaatttgcagTATCATCTCAAACTGAACTAGTAAAGTCTCTCCTCGCAACAGAGGTATGCAATGTTTGACACATGTCTAGTGTCTTGtctcttattaattaattatttgtcgTGATGAGGATAGCCACCAATTTGAGGATGATATTTCTGTTTAAACTATAGAAGTAAACTGACAATTACGCAAGTAGCATGTAATTAACTggaaattttatgttattgagAGCAGGCTGGAACAAAACGTGATAAGCCAACTCTGGATGCTTCTACAAATAGAATCAATAGCTTGCTATTCAAGGTAAAATCAAGGATCATCGTTGTATTTTTTACAGATTCGCTAATTCTGTTTCCATAAATGTTATCTCAGTTGATCTTTTTACCAGGTGAGATCCCTTCGGATGAGTGGCTCCTGTGCATTGAATCTTTGTGGAATTGCATGCGGAAGGCTTGATCTGTTTTATGAACTCGGATTTGGAGGTCCATGGTATGCATGtacttttttatcttcttttcttaGTTATGTGAAGTACATGAGAGTTATGTCCTGTCTTGTACTCAGGGATGTGGCAGCTGGTGTTGTGATTGTTGAAGAAGCTGGAGGACTTGTTTATGATCCGTAAGTGCAAACATCTTTGTCTCAAAAGTTCAGAAAGACCTTTGGTGGGAATAACAGTCTGAAATTGTGATTACCCTCTCTTTTAAGTTAATGTATTACTTTAACATCTATTACTTTtcagtaatttttctttgccaTCTGTGACTTGGAATTGGGCAATGCCATTAATGTTACAAAACTACATGATTTCTTAGAGCACTTACTATttcttttcaagaaaaaaagacGAGTTAAGAACAAAcgagatattttaaatatgtttcAGAGCGTATATTTAAGTTTATGAATTGATCAAGTTGTTTTGTATCAGATCTGGTAAGGATTTTGATATCACAGCTCAGAGAGTTGCAGCTTCGAACCCCCACGTCAAGGATGCTTTTATTGAGGCTTTGCGACAATCAGAATGAGCAAGCATCTATAACTTCCAGATATAATCTTGAAGTTACTTATTAATCTATTATGGTCGAGATAATTCTACTTTCTCTGAGCAGCAATAAGATATGTACTCTTGATTTGATCCCACTGTGAGGTTTTAAACAAAGAGCCATTTGTAATagtaatttaatgatttttcaaattggcGTTAAGCCTTCCAAATCATACGTTTCATTGAAATGATAACGCATAAAGTTGGGATTACAATTTCTTTGCTAGGATATTATTGCATGAATGCTGAATTTGCAGGAACTTTAAGGAACCAAGATGCATGCTCTCCGTATGATATGAAACGAGTATACAAAACAacttgggaaaaaaaatgcaataaaacaGATGTGCAAAATCTCAAAGAGCAACTACCATATTACATCCGGACACAACAATTTTTACAACCATCCCTTGAAAGAGTAACTTCCAATCCTCAACTGCAGCACAACAATGTCAAATCTGTAACAACAAAAAGCAAATGACCACCACAGGCTGACGCTGCAGCTGCAGCTACATATGTAATGGTACAAATTTATCTACACCCCTTGCCCACTATTGTTCCCATTTGATCCATTAACGGATTGTGATATCTTGTCTCCACTTCCCGACTTTTTCCTCTTGATGACCAAAGCCCATGTAAATATTTCCAAAACCACCGCAACGCAAACCAGAACAATGATACAACCAGTGTATGCTTGCTTCCATTTATTATCGGGTTTCAAGATGTTGAATCCTCTGTAAATGTTGATTATGCTGAGAATGATAGTTGCATACCCAACTGAATGGTGGTAGAAGTTCCAGTAGATTCTGTATTTGTGATCTGGTTTTGGCCTCAGAAGCAAAGCAAACGCCTGAACAAGCAAAATCATTCATTTCTTAGTACAAGTAAAACACAAATTAATGGATAATAGCTTgcttatcaattaaattaagtgggtatgtttatttataacaGCTGAGGCTGCTGCACTTTTTTACATGTGAACTCAAGGGACAATTTGAGGGTACCTGAAGTGTTCCAAGGCAGAAAATAACGATGCCTAGTGTTCTGTGTGTTTTTAGTACAACGCCAACGGATTCACTGCCGAGTTTGATACCTGTAGCCCATCCGGCAACACCGACAATGTAGGCTGATAATTGGCAAGACACATGGAGGTAAAACCATGCAGGTCCTGCAGATTTGAATACCTTCAAGTACCTTGCTATTATGACTCCGATGGGCATCAAGAGACCCCAGCTAACAGCATTTAGCACTCCATGAATCTGgacatttaatttattaaaagataactTCAAGATAACAAAGCAATACAAGATATAATATGATCAAATGAAACCTCcgaatacaataaataaaatttgaaaaaatgacTCACGTTTCTCTTCCTGAGTTTAGAGTTTGCAGCTCCTCCAGAAGAAGTAGCAGTTTGGCCAGAAAAAAGATTCAGTGTCCCCATGGATTGAACATTAGGTCCAGTTGTACTATGAATTGCTGGCACATTTCCTGAGAGTGGACCTTGTTGCCAAACTTGGTGCAAAGTAGTAGTTCCATTCTGAAGTCCCAAGGTAGCAAAAATGATCATCTCGTTATTTGCATAAGTCGCTGTTAAATCCGAGACATCGAAAGCAAGATTTCCCTCTGCCAAAGTCGTTTGATATTGAGTGATTGGTGATGTATAAGCTCTAATTTTTCCATCAGGTTGTCGGTATGCGACAAGTGCCTGGGAACCAACCATACCTTGTTCTGTGGGATTAACAGCCCATGACACCCATTGAGCAGATGAAACTCTTGTTTGCCTATAACCAATCTCAAGCTTTCCTGATGAtgaatcataattataatgaatATAAGCGTTCAAAACAGGAAGATCATTGCATGATTTGAACACCCGGTTGCTCGAAAAGCTATACTTGCTACAAGTTTGTgcatatgatgatgatgatgatgataaaatcATGCACATCAAAAGAGACCAACGCCCCAACACAATGCTGAAAATTCTCTCAgccatatataataaaatgctGATAAAGTCCCTTCAAAATGACAACAAATTAAAGGGACTCTATCTCAGAATCAGAAATGTGCAAATTAAAGGAATGAAATATTATTcctaataatatatatttttggctATTAATATCATTAGAAATGTTATACAGCGTATGGTAACGAAATTTAATGCTCCTAATGAGAGAAAATGTTGGGATTGATGAGCTGGTTAATATAAAAGTTGGTGGCTTAGGCTGTTGCTGGCTTCTGCCTTCTCTGTTGTGGGGAGGTTCCATTCATTCGGGagttttttcctatttttgtACATAATTGATTATTGTTGTCCTATTTTTGTATGTAATTGGTTACATAAGGAACCAAACTtgtttataagtttttgtttcaactacccttttttttttttgggtttttttttttttttcacaccaGCCTGTGCCAACTTCATCTATTCATTTCTAGCTCTTGAACTGCATTtcctaaatattttgaacttttaagAATACCTAATTTTTAATGGGTTATTTTGAGAGGGAGAGAGTATCATTTTTTTACGTAATATCCTTTTAACAACTAACAATGCTTTTAATATCCTTTAATTtccacttttattttatagtaataGTAGCATACATATAAAAGATGATGACATTCATAAAATCTAAACGCAATCCATcacatattaaattttatatttttgatcCAATCATTTATTGAAATTCGATCAAATCcgaactaataaaaaattcaattcaatccaatccaatctaatcaatcttattaaaataaaaaattaacaaacaaaattcacCAATTACTCTCTATAATTCTAATTACTGGAAATTgcaaaatagataaataaatataaactcCTTTAATATTTCATGATTCATGTACTTTATTATCATAtggttttaaaaataaaaatttgaatattgaaaGCAAATATTAATTGCGGCTTACATTAAGTactttgtattattattatatgtttataattatacaaaaggGTAAGGCTATTTAAACccatcaaaatatcattttgctcaacaaattcataaaaaaagtttaaaaatatatattttactcaATAAACCCACCTACCTATATGTCAAATATACCCTTATATGTATACTTGAAGAGTGAAAACCCATCATTGGTCAAGTGACggtaaaattttcaatggttcataaaaaataaaagaaaaacacataaatttcTTTGACTGCAAATTCATGGtatgaacatttttttttcccgtcAACTTTCGTACTTACAACAACGAGCAACTAAACACGATTTGAAATTATTGGTGATTTACGCCACTAATTTTCAACAGCAAAGCAAGTTTAAAGTTTGCAACAAATGAAAATTCGTAATCATTCATGGCATTTTTAGCAATAAGATAATTTTGAGGGTttgtaaaaactaaaaaggtGGGTGTAAAGCTagtctttattttattttttttaagttgtcTTATccttttaagtaattttacattggtgtatttaagaaaaaaaatattttacttaaaaataagagtttaTAAAGTAACTTTAAGGGTTCAAGTCTTgcccaataaaaaattaggttttactttttttaggaaaattaaattttaaaaagtaaataaagaaaataaaattaatatgttggattgttttatattgattttggATACATGGATTCATAgaccaattaaataatattggaTTTCAACTTTGAAGTCCAATTCAATCCAATCAAAAGctcaattcaataaaaattggaTTGATTTTGATTGGATCAATTGATTGAGTTGGATCTTAAAACACCCCTAACATAAGAgtgggactattggcacccctttAAATATCTCTCAACAcctcttttctttattaaccccattaaaatatttaaaaatattataaaattcttttaacacccctttaatgacaaaaatacccttaatttaaatttattagtataaaccccattgtttaatttttgatcCCTTGATTgtggataaaatttaatttttgatcccttgtttaatttattagtataaAATTGTCTAATATTGTCATTGACTAGCTAGATCAATTATTTCTGGTGTGGTAACTTCAAACACCAAATCCTTAAAAGCACTTATATTAGTTTCGTATGGTGTTGCCCTGCCTTCTGCACAT contains:
- the LOC102624450 gene encoding putative MO25-like protein At5g47540 codes for the protein MKGLFKSKPRTPVDIVRQTRDLIIYANRSADVRESKREDKMAELCKNIRELKSILYGNSESEPVSEACAQLTAEFFRENTLRLLITCLPKLNLEARKDATQVVANLQRQQVHSKLIASDYLEANIDLLDILIAGYENTDMALHYGAMLRECIRHQSVARYVLESQHMKKFFDYIQLPNFDIAADAAATFKELLTRHKSTVAEFLSKNYDWFFAEYNSKLLESSNYITRRQAVKLLGDILLDRSNSVVMTRYVSSRENLRILMNLLRESSKSIQIEAFHVFKLFAANQNKPPDIVSILVANRSKLLRLFADFKTDKEDEQFEADKAQVVKEIAGLEPRDRP
- the LOC102624075 gene encoding inositol-phosphate phosphatase, whose protein sequence is MAQNDSLAKFLDTAVDAAKRAGEIIRNGFYQTKNVEHKGQVDLVTETDKACEDLIFNHLKQQFPAHKFIGEETTAACGATELTDEPTWIVDPLDGTTNFVHGFPFVCISIGLTIGKIPIVGVVYNPIMDELFTGVRGQGAFFNGKPIKVSSQTELVKSLLATEAGTKRDKPTLDASTNRINSLLFKVRSLRMSGSCALNLCGIACGRLDLFYELGFGGPWDVAAGVVIVEEAGGLVYDPSGKDFDITAQRVAASNPHVKDAFIEALRQSE
- the LOC102611626 gene encoding cytochrome b561 and DOMON domain-containing protein At5g47530 yields the protein MAERIFSIVLGRWSLLMCMILSSSSSSYAQTCSKYSFSSNRVFKSCNDLPVLNAYIHYNYDSSSGKLEIGYRQTRVSSAQWVSWAVNPTEQGMVGSQALVAYRQPDGKIRAYTSPITQYQTTLAEGNLAFDVSDLTATYANNEMIIFATLGLQNGTTTLHQVWQQGPLSGNVPAIHSTTGPNVQSMGTLNLFSGQTATSSGGAANSKLRKRNIHGVLNAVSWGLLMPIGVIIARYLKVFKSAGPAWFYLHVSCQLSAYIVGVAGWATGIKLGSESVGVVLKTHRTLGIVIFCLGTLQAFALLLRPKPDHKYRIYWNFYHHSVGYATIILSIINIYRGFNILKPDNKWKQAYTGCIIVLVCVAVVLEIFTWALVIKRKKSGSGDKISQSVNGSNGNNSGQGV